The Solanum lycopersicum chromosome 6, SLM_r2.1 genome has a window encoding:
- the LOC101250895 gene encoding oleosin L, whose amino-acid sequence MADYYGQPQHTQHQFFHGGQQPRSHQMVKAATAVTAGGSLLLLSGLTLAATVIALTIATPVLVIFSPVIVPAVITLFLLFSGFLASGGFGVAAVSVLSWIYRYVTGKRPPGADQLEQARHKLATKAGEMKDKAQEFGQQHITGTHQT is encoded by the coding sequence ATGGCTGATTACTATGGGCAACCCCAACATACTCAGCACCAGTTCTTCCATGGAGGACAGCAGCCTCGTTCTCACCAGATGGTCAAGGCAGCTACCGCCGTTACCGCCGGTGGAtcgcttcttcttctttctggCTTAACTTTAGCCGCTACCGTCATTGCGCTCACTATAGCGACTCCTGTGCTGGTGATTTTTAGCCCGGTGATTGTACCTGCTGTTATTACTCTCTTTTTGTTGTTCTCAGGGTTTTTGGCTTCAGGCGGATTTGGCGTAGCGGCGGTAAGCGTGTTATCGTGGATTTATCGATACGTGACCGGGAAACGACCCCCCGGTGCAGATCAGTTGGAGCAAGCAAGGCATAAGTTGGCTACTAAAGCTGGGGAGATGAAAGATAAGGCTCAGGAGTTTGGGCAGCAGCACATCACTGGAACCCATCAGACTTGA